actgctggatgtaGGCCtcccataagttcgcgccaaaaatggcgtgaactcatgtgttttgcccatagtcaccacactgggcatgCGGTATTGGTGACCGAGTATTTTAGTAGatgtaaaacattaaaaaatccaCTTACTACGGAAAAAATTATAACAGCCTTTTTTGTACAAATCGTAATCATttcaaagttaatttttaattaaatatgttcGACATGGTTATTTGTtatcaattgaaataaaaaatatttttcaattacttCATTTTAATAAGGTGggtaataattaatatcatgataatcgttttaatatttattcaagaTTATGCAAtcagtatttataaaatagtatagtaatgatattttataacttgTAACAAGAATTATATGAacagtataacaaaaataaatatataatttcaggATAGTTATCACAAAATTATACGACCAGTAGAAAtgtaggttatatatatatatataattcattacAAAATTAACGTTAAATACTGCTAATTGctgtaataaaacttacaaattatttttacttaaaattattatatgaaaaatttaaaactcgTTATagctgattattatttttgtaaaactaaattaatgtgCTCAGAACTGAGTTACAGATGCTTAAAATTATTAGAGGtcttctttaaaatttaaacactttatattctttaaaaagtttatttataaaacaattatgtaCACTATATACACATTATACACTTATTTGTATTTAACATATTACAATCAgataacaattttaacaattttatgaaatttaaatctcTATTTAACTTTGAAAAGCAgaagtattaattattgttttcatagAAACATTATGACTACCAAATTTCTCTTCTGGAGATATGGTCGATATAACAAATGTTTTAACAATGgcaaacaatttaaaaactactgtaaagtaattgaaaaattaaaaactttaaattaaatgtcataCATTCTTGTATTACATTTAACTTTGTTTTACTTACTAGATGCACATAAAACATGTAGTatgttactgtaaaaaaaaattataacatctACATAATAATGACTTAAATCCAGTTTCCAAtgtattaaattgtttattaaataaattttgagtaTCTCTTGTCTGTATTTATTGTACTAGTTTGTACTAGAACGTACATTACATAACAATTATATggaaaaagtaatatttaaacaaatactatAACTCTTATAAGTACAAAAACCAATGCAACATTGCACAAATATTTACACTAAACTTATCGAATAACttaatcaataatattattataatattttacaactaTGTAGAAGACTGTCTATAGTTTGCCGTGTCCAATATTTTCTTACCGCACATAGCACAGATACCTTTCTTGTAGGCACAGGCTTGGCAGTAATGTGAACCCATTTGGTGGACTTTTGTGCGACATATCctgaaaaaaaaaggtgataaaaaaatttgtaacataatatgtattatattcattttactttactatttataaGCTATTAGTAATCTTTCTCaggtacaaataaatacattatcagTCAAAAGTTTAAGacaacaacaaaattataaaaataaataggtattatgaaaaaaaaactcaacacATCTCTcgttaaaatatgaaaaataaaacatttaataactgCTATTTTTATAGAAGAGAACTCAATTTATTGTGTGCATAAGAGAAAGTAGACAACCTTACAGTATCTACTAACTGCATTTCCAAAGTATgtgataaatatatgtttttgtcAATGCTTTCGcgcaacatttgtattggccatacagatgtttgctgtagtctgtttgtgctgtccttgtatgtctccccactgtgcctcgaagagcactttaagccggtTTCGGTTGTTATCGTGGACACTTGATGGAGATTGTTACTCATAAGTAGGAAGTATATCTGACAACCCGCTTtttagcagcgtggtggattaagctctgacccttctcctatatggggaaacaggcctatgcccaggagtAGGATATGACAGGATGATGTTTTTATCGAAATATCTCACGTTCGGGTGTAACGTTATTAAATGGAACtacacggtgattttataaccgttttggaaacgaaatattttactttggaatcatctatagtacctataaaaattgataaatcaattgtaatgttgattaaaaaaaagtttcaattttaatattcatttttactcgatcgacttggaaagtagtaaggcactgatcattcattcattattttatatgaatgaaacacgtccgtgcgcgtttcggttgataaaagtatacctataggcgcgagctagcgagtacttacgtagatagactcgtttgtccttcatactttacacgggcttaggaccgtcagaaatacctattttatttaaacttcttttcgattattaacgacgattgttcttttcagaacaaataaatttataaacggactgtaggtataaatttctggcgtatttaaaaaatcggagctatctacagaataattaacttacatacgtacctattaacagtttatttacactaattacacttctctgtatcgaaacaactgctcaaaatggagtccgctgcgttcaatacacaaacgtacacgtttaatacaattcttttaattttcttaatgtgtcttTATCACTTATCACTTCATCAAAAGCGTCCACTATCGCAATGCTTAAATCATCACAGCTTTCATATTgacgtgtataattttttatttccgaCCACAAGAAAAAATCCAAGGGCGTTAAGTCCAGACTTCCAGGTGGCCAAGACACAGGCCCTCCTCGACCTATCCACCTATCACTAAACTCATTGTCCAGGTACGCACGCACTACACTCGCGTAATGAGCGGGACGGCCGTCGTCTTGGTAGTACATACCTCTCGAGTAAGCTAACGGCACATCGTCTACTAACTCAGATATTATTCTCCTTAACATCTCTAAGTACGAGTTGCCGGTTAGatgaccttcaataaaaataggccctattaattggtcgttaataataccggcctacacgttcacactgaaacgaacctggtgatggttttctcgtatcaagtaggggttaattagagccgagtaatgctcattgtgcacattgtatagtcccacttgagtaaacagtgactcgtccgtccagagtatgttgtcgtttgtattatttaacaaccactggcaaaaggcgattcttgccggtgcgttgtttattacgtgagccttacgaaaatgatacggatgtaatccttgtgtacgtaatatcttcgatacgaagttttggctaacatcgaattctcttgctgccatccttgtcctccgccggggatcgcgctcgaagtactcaagaacatcttcaaactccggcgaataataatttaaacgtccttGACCTTATTTACACATGTACCGCtatggtattactgaccgaCTGAAAGCCAGGGACGCGGGACGCCGACGATTACAGGTGAGCCGTCATTGGTCGACTCCGGCGCAACGcggtagctttgtttttattggctaatacgattttgtgacgcaatattaaaacgtatagtatttctatttttagaatttacctaccgtgtagcgctactactggttctcactttttgtctgtaaacgatatgaatatcgactttgatgaaaaaaaaattacatatatttttaaattaacgttatatatagcttctgttattgataaataattcaaaattttcgtttccaaaacgctttcaaaatcacccggtatAGTAGATCATAAACTTAATTGAATTAGGAGATTGGAAAAAATTTCAGATaatgtaatgattattattttaactttaaggCTTTTGTCAGTTCGCAAAGCAGGATAATGTATGTTGGGTGGGCAGTAACTTTATAAATATGAGGTAATAATAGTAAACAGTTAAGgttctaagaaaaaaatattctaaaactaaAGGCCCagtaatataagtttttattaccTTTTATTGATAAGATATACCTTTGAAAAAGAATAACTGAATTTTTGTTTATCCCATATTGTTTGAAAGCAATggtttcacaaaaataaaaaaagaccaCCCTCAGGAACATATTGGAGAAGTGAtcaattcattcatttttatgttttcgatataataaaagttctaagaacattttataaatcaaaaaattctttgtatacaaatatacaaacaagaATGAGGTTTGATGTAGACAGTGAAAAGTTTATACATTTTTGAGTTTGCCAAAGGTATATCTTACAATAGTATGTGCAGGTAATAACAGGATATAGTACAGTTAacaccttttttttatacaaacaataGTGTATGCAGGTATGCAGACACattgttatcaattttttttagtatttaaaaatagattttttttttatattttattagtggtTGTCTAGTGATTTCATATGGATTATATAAAGGGAAactattaatttaactaaacaaTAAGAATAACAACAGATTTCTTTTAGAGTGGCAGGTATATTTtcaactatgagtaacaattccTATCCTATTCTTATTTCTATAgtatacatgataataaccaAGATCAATTTTTAAATGCTTTCCTAGGCAAGTTGGTGAGACCTACAAGagtttatttgttcaaacacaAATCCACCCAGACCAAGAATCGAACATGCAGACACTGGTGTATTGGAACATTCAAGCACTACACCAGTATTATTCTAAATATTAGTACAATAAAATGAGTTTCAAGACATACTTGCATTCGTGGAACTTCGATGTGTATGGGTTATATCTTCCCTTCTTAGCTGTAAGCGCTTTATTTTCACCAATTTTTCTGCCACCAGATTCAACGGTGTTCCGTGCTCCTGATTTCCACGGATCTGGTGTTATGACACGACCAAGTTTCTTTTCACATTTATCGCAAACCATTTTAggttgtttatttgtatattttttgactaaTTTGTTTTAACGGATTGTCTTCCAAGTGAAGCAAAATTGATTTCAGTAATGTCTTGTAGGttcaagaaataaaagaaatttaagatGACAGTCTTGGTTAAATTTTGATAACAGGTAAAATGGTTAGACTTTTATCAAACCtcaacctaaaacaacacaaacaaagttaaactaaaatctacaatataataatgaaataatcaaTTACTTCCCCACTAATGATCTTTAAATTctgatttaatatttacatactgAACAAACTTAAGTTAAATCATTTATGTTATATGTTAGACATTTAAACATTATACTAGGACAGACACGTGATTTATAGAGATAGAAATATTGTTAGATATTGATAGAAATGTATGTTGGTGCTGGCTTAGGGAGGGTTGGGGAATTAAAGAAAAAGGTTTTTGAACAATTGAGGTGTAAAGTAAAATTTGCCTATTCTTCATAATATATACCAAAAGTATTTGAGAGAATCGGGAGGTCCGGTCTAAagcattttaaattatctaaacattaaattaaaaaactataaaaacagAAACTTACCTGAGTTAAATTGTTAATACAACCAACCATCACAAAACACTGAAACATAACACT
The nucleotide sequence above comes from Melitaea cinxia chromosome 28, ilMelCinx1.1, whole genome shotgun sequence. Encoded proteins:
- the LOC123667560 gene encoding cysteine-rich PDZ-binding protein; the protein is MVCDKCEKKLGRVITPDPWKSGARNTVESGGRKIGENKALTAKKGRYNPYTSKFHECKICRTKVHQMGSHYCQACAYKKGICAMCGKKILDTANYRQSST